The genomic segment GTCTCGCGCAGTTTGCGCAGCGCGGTGCTGATCGCGGGCTGAGTCTGGTTCAGACGCAGCGCGGTCTGCGTGACGCTGCGCTCGACCAGCAGCGTGCGCAGTACGCGCACGAGCCAGATGTCGAGAGAGGCGGCGGTGTCATCCATGGTCAGGGCGAGGCGGTGCAGGCGGATCAGGCCGGTGAAGCGTCGAACGAAGCCGCCTGCGGGACGGCCCGCGTACGGGGCGCAAAAGTTTATAACCTTAGGCCCGTTTGCGGTGTAGCGGCATAGCGGCGACGGTATGCCCAGCATCAGCGGGACTGTTTCGCTGCGATTGCGCGGGCGCAGGGCAGGGCGTGCGGAACCGCGTGCGTCATGTTTTGCGCTCGGGCGACCTGACGCGATGTTGCATGCCGCCGACCGTCTACCTGATTACCTCGAACCCGCCGCGTGACTCCTTGAAAACAGCAGCCCGGCTGAAACCGCGCGCAACGATCCAATTCAGGTCGTCGGCTCGAGTGACCCCGGCGGCAACGAACTCACCCGCTTCACTTCCCGCGATTCGAGCCAGTTCGGCGTACGCGCGCAGTACAGCACCATCGGCAGCGCGTCTTCCCCCCAGAACAACTGTTCGTTCAGACGAAAGGTCGGCACGCCATACACGCCCAGGCCGATTGCATCGGTCGTATTACGCTGTAATTGCGCCTTCACGGCTTCGCTTTTGATCAGATCAGGACCGTCCGCCACGCCGACGCGTTCGCAGAGTTCGGCGAACGCGGCATCGCTGGACGGATCGCGGCCTTCGCGCCAGATAAAGCGGAAAATCTCCCGCACAAACTGGATGTCGTTATTCGCGGCGGCGGTGGCGAGCAGCAGCGGCTTCATCGAATCGAACGGATGCGACGGCGGCATCTTGTACGGAATGCCGAGTTGCTCCGCGCGGAACAGCGCGTGGCGGTACATGAAGATGCGTTTGGCGGGCACGCTGTAGGCCGGCTGTTGCCCCCAATGCTTATACAGATCGTTCAGCACCACCGGTGTGAACGCGTAGTCGAAGCCGGGCCATTTGTCGTGCTGCTCGAGCAACAGATAAGTAAACGGCGAGACAAAGTCGTAAAACCACAGCGGTTGCGTGGCGTCGATGCCAACGGTCATAAATGTCTCCCGGATTGCCTGCTTCGGACGGTGTGTCTGTCATACCGTCGAAATTGTAATGATCTTACGCGGTGCGGTCGTGGCTTGCACCGGTCAATATGCTTTCGGGTTGGGGGTGCCGGAGGTATCGGCGATTGCGCCGCCGTCGCCCGCTTCGTTCGCTTTGCGCGCCTCGTTCGTGGCTGGCGCCGCTGGCTCGGCGACTTCCTGTGCGGGTTGGCGGGGCGTGCCGGGTGTCCCGGTTCCGTGCCCGGGATTGGGATGAGGATTCGCGCCGGTGTCCTGCGGATGGTGCGGCCGATTGGGCGTGCCAATGTCGTCGCTGTCGTCGCTGCTTTCAGAACCCTCGTCCGCATCGTCCGTCTGCATCTCGCGCGCTTGCGTGAGCCGCCGGCGCACGAAGCCGATATGTTCGCGCAGCACATAAAACTGATCCGCGTACGCAAGCGGCATCTTCAGCCCGTTGACGGAGTCCTCGATCGCGTCGAGCCGTTCGATCAGCGACGCGCGCTCGGCCGCCGAGTGTTCGCTGAGCGCGCTGCGCTCGATCGCGATCAGCGAGCCGTACCAGCGGTAAATCCGCGACTTGACCCGCCATGCGTACAGCCCCGGCACGATCCGCAATGCCGGGATCAGCAACACGATCAGCGGGACGACGACCACCAGCAGCCGGTCGGCGAGGCTCGCGATCCAGAACGGCAGCGTCCGGTAGAGGAAGCTCTTGCCCGACTTGTAATAGCGCGCGGCGTCGTCGCTGATCGGGAAATCGTGTGACAGCGGCGCGGGGAATTCGCCCGCGCGCTGCATGATGCTGGCCCCGCCGTGCACCTCGCGCGCGGCCTCGATCAGCAGATCCGACAGCGCGGGATGCAGCGAGTCGCGCGCGACCAGTTCGGCGGTCGGCGCGACCATGTTGATCGACGCCGACGGCAGATTCTTGCCGAGGTCGAACGCGCCCATCGGCATCCTGAGCTGGGTCAGGTAAGGGAAGCGGCGCGTGTACGCGTCGGCCTGCGAGAAGTCGTAAAAACGCACGTTCGGCGTGCGGTACAGCTTGCCCATCACGGCCGGTTGCGCCGAATCGCCCGCGAGGAAGGCCGCGTCGACCTTGCCGGAGACCAGCGCTTCGGCGGCGTCGTCGCCCGACAGCGGCAACAGTCTGGTCGGGCCGCCCGGCACGATACCGTTGGCTTTGAGCAACGCCAGAGCCAGTTCGCGCGTGCCGCTGCCCTCGGCGCCGACGGCCAGCCGCTGACCCTTGAATTCGGAGAGCCACATGACCGGCGGCCCGTGATAGAAAATCGCCAGCGGCACATAGGCGACGCTGCCGAGCGACATCAGCCCTTTGACCGGCGCGCCCGGCGAGATGCCGTCCTGCACGAAGCCGACATCGACCTTTGCGGCCGGGTCCGAAAGCCGTTTGAGATTTTCCACCGAGCCTTCCGACGACAGCACGGTCAGCGTGATGCGGTTGCGCGCCAGGATGGTCTTGTACTTCTGCGCGGCGTTCCAGAAGGTACTGCCTTCGGGGCCGGCGCTGATGGTGAGCGTGTTCGGCGGCGCGGGCTGGATGAGCCGCACGGCGACCCAGATCGCGACGATGACGAGCAGCAGGATCGGCCCGAACGACACCGCCAGATCGCGCCAGGAGATCGCGACGAAGCGGGCGACGAGTCGGGGAGGGCTTTTGCGGCCGGTGGCTGGCTTCATCGGATGACGTGACGGCGACGGTCGAAAGTGAACGGGGACAGCGTTGTACGGTGCGGAAAGCGGGTGAATCCGGCGATGCGGGCATGGCAGGCCTGGGTGGCAGCCGGAGCGCCAGCGCGCGTCGCGCCGATGGTACCTGAGATTCACGCGCTGGCGGAACGCAGCGCGGCGGCTGGCGCCGACAAACCCGTAACAAAACGTGAACGCTGGATGAATGCCGGGTGAACGGCGGGTGAACATCGTATGACGCTGTTGCGGATGCCGTAGCCGCCACTTCAAAGCCGCCCGCGCCACACCCGGACACCGTATGCAACAGCCGTCCACGCCAGCCACCCGCCATCCCGCAGGCGACTAAACCCTTTGCGCTTCAGGCTCGCCTGGATTAAATTGGCAGCGCTGCCGCGAACCAACGTTTGCGCGGCGCGACCCGGCACGACACACAAGAACCGGGCGCGTCGACAGACTTCGCGGCTTGCGGGTTTCCTCGCCGTCCGACATGCCCGCCATCGCATGCGGAAAACGGCAGACGGCAGCCCGCCTCTCCAGCCTCTCGCACATCGTGTTGCAGCCATGTCGGCCGCCGCCGCGCCGCGTCGCGTTTTGTCGCGTCGCGCCGGAAGCGGTCGCCGGGAGTCGTAGCCAAGCCGCTAATACATGCGGTCCAATGTGAAACTAAGGAGCAGAGAAACTATGAAATCGGTCGGTTTTCTGAAAACGCTGGGTTCGGTTGTAGCGATGGTGGTGGCGTGCAACGTGTACGCGCAGGCAAGCGATGCACCGGCCACGGTTTCCCCGGCGGCGTCCAACGTCAAGGCCGGCAAGCGGGCGAATAACCAGCTGGGCCGCAAGGTGCGCGCCGCCCTCACGAAAACGCAGGGCCTCGACGTGTCGAATATCGCCGTGCGCGCTCGCGGCGGTGCAGTGACGCTGACGGGCACGGTGCCCGACCAAGGCCAGATCGACTCCGCCGGTACGGCCGCCAAGGGTGTTGCAGGCGTGTCGTCGGTATCGAACAAGCTGACGGTCATGCAACAGTAATCGGTCTGTTATGAGCATGCGGCACGAATCGGTGCTGCATCCGGCAGACGCTGACCGCGAACCGCGCATCGGGATGGTGCGAGGTGGTGGAGCCGGCTAGAAACCGGAAGGCGCCATCTTGATGCAGGTTTGCAAGCCAGGCTTCGGCAACTCGCCGAAGCTTTTTTTTCGTCCTTTATTTTTCGACGCGAGGCTTTTTTGAAACGGGGATGATGGGCTGACGCCGTTGCGCCCCGGCCTTTAGCGCTGCGACGGCCCGTCCGTGCGCTGTGACACATTGTTGACGTGTGCCGAGGCGTACTGTGGATGCATGGGAACCGGAGCGAACGTCATGGGAACCACGCTTTTGCGCTATACCGATCTGCCGATCGGCGATCGGGCGGCTTTCGAACTGGTCTGCGCGCGGCACGGTTTCACGCCGGTGCATTTCGACATCAGTGCGTGCGCGACGTCCGGCGAGCCTGCGCACGAGCGGCTCGTCACGGTGCGACGCGGCGGTTGGGCGCAGTCTTATCGAGACCGGCACGGGCAATGGATACGGCAGTTCGAGGCGGATCTGACCTGCCGGTTTTTCAAGTAGGCGGCGGGTGGTGAGAGGCGAACGCGCATCGTCGTCGATGTGCGCGCTCGTGCTCATGCTTGCATCAGTGCATCCGGCCGCTGTATGGCCATAACCCACGCCGGAGAAGCGGTTCGCGACCCGAGTCTCAGGCCAGCACCAGCCGCGCGCCGACCAGCGTCAGCGTGGCGGCCAGCAGATTGCGCAGCAGCGCATCCGGCGCGCGCGACGACAGATAGCTGCCGACCGCGATACCCGGCAACGATCCCACCAGCAGCGACAGCAGCATCGACCAGTCGATCGAACCCAGCAGCCAGTGCCCCGCGCCCGCCAGCAGCGTGAGCGGCACCGCATGCGCAATGTCCGAGCCGACGATGCGCGTGGTCGGCAGCAGCGGATACAGCAGCAGCAACACCGTCACGCCGATCGCGCCCGCGCCCACCGAAGTCAGCGAAACCAGCACGCCGAGCACCGCGCCCGTCAGCATGGTCAGCGCCAGCGTGCGGCCCTGTTTCGGCACGCGCTGCCGGCGTGCGCCGAGCGCCGCGAGCTTCGGACGAAATACCAGCGCCACCGCCGTGACCAGCAATGCCGCGCCGAGCACGATCTGGATCAGGCGGCTCGCGCCGGGCGTGTCCATTCCATAGCGATGCAGCAGGATCAGCGTGATCGTGGCCGCCGGGACGCTGCCGGCGGCGAGGCGCAGCGTGATCTGCCAGTCGACCGAACCTTTCAGGCCGTGCACGAGCGTGCCGGTCGCCTTGGTCGCCGCCGCATACAGCAGGTCGGTGCCCACGGCGGTGGCCGGATGCACGTTGAACAGCAGGACCAGGATCGGTGTCATCAACGAGCCGCCGCCGACGCCCGTCAGTCCGACCAGGAAGCCGACGAACAGGCCGGAGACGGAGTACAGCAGATCGATGTGGGGAAGTGCCATTGAGCGGACCGTCGACGGTCGGGTGGAGTTGAACGGAGTGCGCGCATTGCACGCAGCGGACTGATCGGCGGGCGGGCTGCCAGAGCTTTTGGGGCCGAGGTGCTTGCGTCTGCCTGCGCGGTCGGCCGGAGTGCGGCGGGGAGGTCGCGGCCAGCGCGCCACAGGCCCGCTGCGATGCGGCGAAAGCCGCTATTGTCGCAAAACTGCCGCGCTTGCGTACAACACACGCTCAACCGGGGCCGCGCGCGCTGTGCCGCCCACTACCGGTTTCTGCCGATGTCGGCCGTGCGCGGCCCGTTCCGCTCAAAGCGCGCGGCGGATTTCGACGACGCCGAATGCGGCCAGCGTGAAGCCGACGATCCGGTCGATGGCGACCCGCAGCCTGCTGCCGATCGCGTGCCGCGCAAGCGACACCACGGTCACGAGGAAGCACCACCACGCGATCGATCCGCAGAACACGCCGCCGACCGTGGTCAGCGCGATCGTCGACGAGAACGCGCCGCGCGGCGCGAGCGTCGTGAACAGCGCGGCGAACATGATGACGGTCTGCGGATTGGTCAGCGTGAGCAGCAGCGAACTCGCATAGGCGCGCAGCGCGCCGGCGCGGCCGACCTGCGAGAGCTTGCCGTCACCGTTGCCATTGGTGGTGTCGGTGGCGGGCTTTTGCAGCAGCGTGCGCACCCCGAGATACAGCAGGAACAGACCGGCGATCAGATGCAATGGACGGTCGTACGCGAGCATGAACTGCGAGATACCGACCAGACCGAGCGCGGCGATCAAACCGTAGACGGCATCACCGGTTGCAATCCCGAAGCCGATTGCCAGGCCCGCGCGCGGGCCGCCGGTCAGCGTTCGGCGGATGCACAGCATGCCCATCGGACCGACCGGCGCGGCGATCGCCAGGCCGACGCCCGCAGCGGTGAAGAACAGACTGGTGGTGGACATGGAAGGCCCTTGACTGGTTGTTATCGGGTGAGGTGGCGCTTGGCTGTCAGTGCCGTTTGCTACGAAGACGGGCTCGGGCCGCTGGCAAGCCTCCCAGCATAGCCACACCGAAAAACCCGGACAAGACCGGGCAATGCCGGAGAAGCTTCGTTTGACTGTAGGGCGAGAGATGACAGAAGGCGCGGAATATGAGTAATAGAAGCCCCGGCACGAAGACGCCCCCGCACGAACCGGCCCGCCCAGCCAGCGAGCCGTGGATACCCTAAGCCGGGCTCCGTCACCGCGTCACTCGGGCATAATTTTCCACTTCTATTTTCCGAGACGCGCCCGCTCATGTGGCAGATCGATCAGATGTCACTGCGCTTGTTCATCGCCGTGTGCGAGGAAGGCACGATTGCGCGCGCGGCCGAGCGGGAGTTCATCGCGCCGTCGGCGGTCAGCAAGCGGCTCGCCGATCTCGAAGCGCTGGTCGACGTCGCGTTGCTGTCGCGCAGCCAGCGCGGCGTGCGCGCGACCGCCGCCGGCGAAGCGCTGCTGCGGCACGCGCGGCTCATCATGCGCGGTCACGAACGCCTGCAGGCCGAACTCAGCGAATACGCGGCCGGCGCACGCGGTCATGTGCGGGTGCTGGCGAACGTGTCGTCGATGGTGGAGTTTCTGCCCGAGGCATTGTCGGTGTTTCTGAAGGCGCATCCGCAGATTCGCGTGGATGTCGAGGAGCGCGTGAGCGGGGAAATCGTCCGCGGCCTGGAAGAAGGCGTCGCCGATCTCGGCATCTGCCGCGACGTCGTGCCGATGGGCAGCCTCGATGTCATTCCATATCGCGCCGATCATCTCGCGCTGATCGTGCCGCGCGCACATCCGCTGGCAGGCGAGGTCTCGGTCGGTTTCGCCGAGACGCTGGCTTTCGATCATCTCGGGCTGGCGTCGAATGCGTCGGTGAATGCGTTGATGCAGCGCATCGCCGTCGAGAAGGGCAGCGAACTCAACTACCGCACTTACGTGTCGACCTTCGACGCCGCTTACCGTTTCATCCAGGCCGGACTCGCGGTGGCGATCCTGCCGCGCGAAGCGCTGCCCCGTCATGCCGCCGACGAATACGGCATCGTCGCGGTGCCGTTGCGCGAAGCGTGGGCCGAGCGGCGCTTCGTGATCTGCATGCGCGACCGCAGCGCGCTGACGCTCGCGGCGTCGCATCTGCTCGATCATTTGCTCAAGGTAGCTTGAGTGTGGACGGCTCGCCGAAAGACGCATCTCCGGCTGCGCCAGCGCGCCTTGCTGCGTGACGTATCGACGCTTTGACACGCGGCTTGCCCGCGCCCCGGCGCTGCAATCACCCCCTGACAAGCCCTTAAGGGTTTCCCCTTCGCTCCCGGAAACGGCCGCCGCGTCGGCGTGAGCGGCCATCGCGAGCGGCGATGGAGTGCGTCGTCAACGCAGACTTTTCGACACGCCTGCGCACGGGCACGCTGTCACCCAATGCTTCATTTCCCGCCTCCCCGGCCGGATTCCAGATTGGGACTACAACCATGAGTGACACCCACGAACGCGTCGTCGTGACCGAGGTCGGCATGCGCGACGGCCTGCAAAGCATCGCCCGCACGATGCCCACCGAGTTCAAGCGACGCTGGATCGACGCCGCCTATGCAGCGGGCGTGCGGCATATGGAAGTCGCGTCGTTCGTGCCGGCGAAATTGCTGCCGCAAATGGCCGATGCCGACGAAATCATCGCCCACGCGCTGACGTACGACGACCTGATCGTGACCGCTTTGGTGCCGAACCTGAAGGGCGCGCAGCGTGCGCTCGACGCAGGCGTGCACCGGATCGTCGCGCCGGTGTCGGTGAGCGCCGCGCATAGTCTCGCCAATGTGCGCAAGACGCCCGCTGAAATGATCGACGCGTTTGCCGGGATGCGCGATCTGATAGACAGCGCAGCGGCGCAAGGCGCGCGACGCGTCGAGTTGATCGCCGGGTTATCGACGGTGTTCGGCTGCACGCTGCAAGGCGCGGTGCCTTACGCGGACATCGCGGCCATCGCACGGGACGCCGTCGAGGCGGGCGCCGATGTCATCGCGCTCGGCGACACCACCGGCGAGGCGACGCCGCGCCAGGTCCGCGAGATCATCGAACTGGTGCGCGACGTGGCCGGCGACACGCTGCGCTCGCTGCATTTTCACGACACGCGCGGCCTCGGCCTCGCCAACACGGTGATCGCGCTGCAACACGGGATTCGCGAATTCGACGCGTCGCTGGCAGGGCTCGGCGGTTGCCCGCATGCGCCGGGCGCGACCGGCAACGTCAATACCGAAGACCTCGTGTTCATGCTCGACAGCATGGGCTACGACACGGGCATCGATCTCACCCGCCTCATCGCATCGCGCGACGTGCTCGCCGAAGCATTGCCCGGCGAACCGTTGTACGGCTATCTCGCACGCGCCGGTTTGCCGAAGCAGTTCGCCGCTGCCGGCGGTCGTCGTCTCGAACCTTCTCTTTCGCAGGTGCTGCAATGAATACTTTTCCGTCCACGCCGGAGCAACCGGCGTTGCCGCTCGCGGGCATCCGCGTGATCGAGTTGTCGCATATGGTGATGGGCCCGACCTGCGGGATGATTCTCGGCGACCTCGGCGCGGAAGTGATCAAGGTCGAGCCGCCGCGCGGCGATGGAACGCGTCGGCTGCTCGGTACGGGCGCGGGCTTTTTCCGCACCTTCAATCGAAACAAGAAGAGCGTCGCGCTCGATCTCGATAGCGAAGCGGGCCTGGCCGCGTTGCACAAACTCGTCGATACCGCCGACGTGTTCGTCGAAAACTTCAAGCCGGGCCGCATGGCGAGCCTCGGTCTGGATTACGCGACGCTGCGCGCGCGCAATCCAGAACTGATCTACGTGTCGCACAAGGGCTTTCTCAACGGTCCTTACGAACACCGTCTCGCGCTCGACGAAGTCGTGCAGATGATGGCGGGCCTCGCCTACATGACGGGGCCGGTGGGGCGTCCGCTGCGCGCGGGCAGTTCGGTCAACGACATCATGGGCGGCATGTTCGGCGCGATCGGCGTGCTCGCCGCGTTGCACGAGCGGCACGCGAGCGGACGCGGCAAGGAAGTGCAGAGCGCGCTGTTCGAGAACTGCGTGCTGCTGTCCGCGCAACATATGCAGCAGTTTGCCGCGACGGGTGTGCCCGCGGCACCGATGCCCGAGCGGATCAGCGCGTGGGCGGTGTATG from the Paraburkholderia fungorum genome contains:
- a CDS encoding 2-hydroxychromene-2-carboxylate isomerase, which translates into the protein MTVGIDATQPLWFYDFVSPFTYLLLEQHDKWPGFDYAFTPVVLNDLYKHWGQQPAYSVPAKRIFMYRHALFRAEQLGIPYKMPPSHPFDSMKPLLLATAAANNDIQFVREIFRFIWREGRDPSSDAAFAELCERVGVADGPDLIKSEAVKAQLQRNTTDAIGLGVYGVPTFRLNEQLFWGEDALPMVLYCARTPNWLESREVKRVSSLPPGSLEPTT
- a CDS encoding TAXI family TRAP transporter solute-binding subunit, whose protein sequence is MKPATGRKSPPRLVARFVAISWRDLAVSFGPILLLVIVAIWVAVRLIQPAPPNTLTISAGPEGSTFWNAAQKYKTILARNRITLTVLSSEGSVENLKRLSDPAAKVDVGFVQDGISPGAPVKGLMSLGSVAYVPLAIFYHGPPVMWLSEFKGQRLAVGAEGSGTRELALALLKANGIVPGGPTRLLPLSGDDAAEALVSGKVDAAFLAGDSAQPAVMGKLYRTPNVRFYDFSQADAYTRRFPYLTQLRMPMGAFDLGKNLPSASINMVAPTAELVARDSLHPALSDLLIEAAREVHGGASIMQRAGEFPAPLSHDFPISDDAARYYKSGKSFLYRTLPFWIASLADRLLVVVVPLIVLLIPALRIVPGLYAWRVKSRIYRWYGSLIAIERSALSEHSAAERASLIERLDAIEDSVNGLKMPLAYADQFYVLREHIGFVRRRLTQAREMQTDDADEGSESSDDSDDIGTPNRPHHPQDTGANPHPNPGHGTGTPGTPRQPAQEVAEPAAPATNEARKANEAGDGGAIADTSGTPNPKAY
- a CDS encoding BON domain-containing protein, whose product is MKSVGFLKTLGSVVAMVVACNVYAQASDAPATVSPAASNVKAGKRANNQLGRKVRAALTKTQGLDVSNIAVRARGGAVTLTGTVPDQGQIDSAGTAAKGVAGVSSVSNKLTVMQQ
- a CDS encoding sulfite exporter TauE/SafE family protein, which codes for MALPHIDLLYSVSGLFVGFLVGLTGVGGGSLMTPILVLLFNVHPATAVGTDLLYAAATKATGTLVHGLKGSVDWQITLRLAAGSVPAATITLILLHRYGMDTPGASRLIQIVLGAALLVTAVALVFRPKLAALGARRQRVPKQGRTLALTMLTGAVLGVLVSLTSVGAGAIGVTVLLLLYPLLPTTRIVGSDIAHAVPLTLLAGAGHWLLGSIDWSMLLSLLVGSLPGIAVGSYLSSRAPDALLRNLLAATLTLVGARLVLA
- a CDS encoding LysE family translocator produces the protein MSTTSLFFTAAGVGLAIAAPVGPMGMLCIRRTLTGGPRAGLAIGFGIATGDAVYGLIAALGLVGISQFMLAYDRPLHLIAGLFLLYLGVRTLLQKPATDTTNGNGDGKLSQVGRAGALRAYASSLLLTLTNPQTVIMFAALFTTLAPRGAFSSTIALTTVGGVFCGSIAWWCFLVTVVSLARHAIGSRLRVAIDRIVGFTLAAFGVVEIRRAL
- a CDS encoding LysR family transcriptional regulator, translating into MWQIDQMSLRLFIAVCEEGTIARAAEREFIAPSAVSKRLADLEALVDVALLSRSQRGVRATAAGEALLRHARLIMRGHERLQAELSEYAAGARGHVRVLANVSSMVEFLPEALSVFLKAHPQIRVDVEERVSGEIVRGLEEGVADLGICRDVVPMGSLDVIPYRADHLALIVPRAHPLAGEVSVGFAETLAFDHLGLASNASVNALMQRIAVEKGSELNYRTYVSTFDAAYRFIQAGLAVAILPREALPRHAADEYGIVAVPLREAWAERRFVICMRDRSALTLAASHLLDHLLKVA
- a CDS encoding hydroxymethylglutaryl-CoA lyase, with translation MSDTHERVVVTEVGMRDGLQSIARTMPTEFKRRWIDAAYAAGVRHMEVASFVPAKLLPQMADADEIIAHALTYDDLIVTALVPNLKGAQRALDAGVHRIVAPVSVSAAHSLANVRKTPAEMIDAFAGMRDLIDSAAAQGARRVELIAGLSTVFGCTLQGAVPYADIAAIARDAVEAGADVIALGDTTGEATPRQVREIIELVRDVAGDTLRSLHFHDTRGLGLANTVIALQHGIREFDASLAGLGGCPHAPGATGNVNTEDLVFMLDSMGYDTGIDLTRLIASRDVLAEALPGEPLYGYLARAGLPKQFAAAGGRRLEPSLSQVLQ
- a CDS encoding CaiB/BaiF CoA transferase family protein, translated to MNTFPSTPEQPALPLAGIRVIELSHMVMGPTCGMILGDLGAEVIKVEPPRGDGTRRLLGTGAGFFRTFNRNKKSVALDLDSEAGLAALHKLVDTADVFVENFKPGRMASLGLDYATLRARNPELIYVSHKGFLNGPYEHRLALDEVVQMMAGLAYMTGPVGRPLRAGSSVNDIMGGMFGAIGVLAALHERHASGRGKEVQSALFENCVLLSAQHMQQFAATGVPAAPMPERISAWAVYDVFTLAHGEQMFIAATGDGQWRALCAILERGDLLADPRLATNNDRVLAREWLLKTLGETLNRFEGAALVPLFERDHIPFASITKPEELFDDPHLNESGGLARLTLDDGSETAMPLLPISMDGARLQPRRPIAKIGEHTAEVLRGLGYDEEQVAALGGEVRGTRVPREAA